The following DNA comes from Synergistaceae bacterium.
GAAAACTTTTAACATGAAAATTTTTAGCGTATTCAAGTAAATTATATGTGCCTATTACATTTGGTAAAATCACTTCGACGGGGATTTGATTATAATATTGAGGACTCGCGGGGCTTGCTGCATGAATAATATAATCGACTCGTTGATTTATTGAAATATTATTATTTACGTCATCGAGAATCAAATTAAAATATTTTTTTCTTGCATAAATTCCGAAACGATTCAGAGCCTTTGTTTTGTCGCGAACATTAGCAAAAATTTTTATCCCGTAATTATGGCATTCATTTAAGAAAATCAAGAAATATGTCAAGTAAGAAGCAAGCATTCCGGACGCTCCTGTGATATAAAAACTTGAATCCTTCAAACGTTCGGGATTCTTGAAAGAGTGATAAATTTTTGCCATATCAGATTTTATTACTTGATTGTCGAGAAAATTACGCAGCATTCTCCGCCGCCCTCCCTGTGAATGTGAAAATATTATTAGAGAGGGCAGACGCTTTATTAATTACTAAGCGATAATACCCCCCCCCGTAAGTAATTTTAACTATTTTATTTATGCCATCGCTGAAATTAATAGACGGTTTGAATCCAGTATCACGAGTCAATTTGCTAATATCTGCGCACATACTAGGCGGGACATTATTTATATAAGGCACTTCACCGAATCCGAGTTCAGATTTTGAGCCGGTTATTTCTTTCATGGCCTGAATATAATATTTTATTGTCTGAGATTGTCCGCTCCCTAAACAGTAAATTTCTGACTTGTAAGAATCAAACTCTCCCAGTAAGTAAAACGCCCTCGCTGCATCATCACAATATAAATAATCCCATTTTTGAATTCCCTGAGTCAGTGAGCAGTGTTCATTATGAATTAATTTCTTGAGAGTGCTTATAATCATTGACTCGGAGCTGTCATTTATTCCGTAAGTGCTGAATATACGGACATGAGCGAAATTTATAGATAAATTCCTGCATTCAAGAGCGCATAATTTACCCGCTGCCAGTTTGCTGATTCCGTAGGCTGTAATAGGATTCGCGTAAGTCTCCGGTGTAGTAAATTCCTCTTCATGAATTCCGTATTCAGCTTGAGAGCCTGCGAATATAAATTTTTGACAGTGAAATTTTTTAGCGAGTCTTGCTGCCTTTATTGAATGAATTATATTTATTGCTTGAGATTCTGGGTCATTGCGTCCGGCCTTATTCGTAGCTTCCCAGCCGAAATGATAAAAGACTTCGCAGTCAGGGAGTCCCGATAAATTTTCAAGTTCTGACAAATCGCACTCGATTATATTTATAAATTTTGACTCGGGAATG
Coding sequences within:
- a CDS encoding NAD(P)-dependent oxidoreductase, which codes for MKNIILTGATSMLGVSLINECIKHEINIYALVRRHSGKINRIPESKFINIIECDLSELENLSGLPDCEVFYHFGWEATNKAGRNDPESQAINIIHSIKAARLAKKFHCQKFIFAGSQAEYGIHEEEFTTPETYANPITAYGISKLAAGKLCALECRNLSINFAHVRIFSTYGINDSSESMIISTLKKLIHNEHCSLTQGIQKWDYLYCDDAARAFYLLGEFDSYKSEIYCLGSGQSQTIKYYIQAMKEITGSKSELGFGEVPYINNVPPSMCADISKLTRDTGFKPSINFSDGINKIVKITYGGGYYRLVINKASALSNNIFTFTGRAAENAA